A genomic segment from Microaerobacter geothermalis encodes:
- a CDS encoding o-succinylbenzoate--CoA ligase — MNGIVYWIDKRGEITPERTALIGEDRSLNYYQMSKEINRVARMLTEVYQLQKGDRVAILAMNGIEYLILLFALAKIECIAVPLNIRLSARELEFQMKDSGTKLLITESEFTSVVGQLQDLMEIKEIAWLDSSGPSLSLFDQAAKYSTDPFRVESVDGSSPYLICYTSGTTGRPKGAVLTQENMFWNALNCNLAIDITSEDHILTLLPLFHIGGIGLFAFPALLAGGTVIVPRKFNPEQALSMIEEQRVTIVMGVPAIHDALRKSPKFAVTDFSSIRWLYSGGAPCAHELISFFLDRGIPFGQGFGMTETSPTVFMLSKEDYQRKIGSIGKPALFCDIRIVDESGHDAKPGQAGELLVKGPNVMKEYWNLPDETAKTIKDGWLHTGDLARKDDEGFVYIAGRMKEMIISGGENIYPLEVEQVLNEIPAVDEVAVIGVPDEKWGEVPKAFVALKPGARLDEEDLKNHCFSRLARYKVPKSILFLDQLPKNATGKIDKPLLKREYGNE; from the coding sequence ATGAACGGGATTGTCTATTGGATTGACAAGCGGGGTGAAATCACTCCTGAACGAACAGCGTTAATCGGAGAGGACAGAAGCCTCAATTATTATCAAATGAGCAAGGAAATCAATCGGGTGGCCAGAATGCTGACTGAAGTCTATCAATTGCAAAAAGGGGACCGTGTGGCGATTCTGGCCATGAATGGAATTGAGTACTTGATTCTGCTTTTTGCCCTGGCCAAAATCGAATGTATCGCTGTTCCTTTAAATATTCGCCTTTCTGCAAGGGAATTGGAGTTCCAGATGAAAGATAGCGGAACAAAATTGCTGATCACGGAAAGCGAATTTACAAGCGTTGTGGGACAGTTGCAGGATTTAATGGAAATAAAAGAGATCGCATGGCTGGACAGCAGCGGCCCCTCGCTTTCACTGTTTGACCAAGCGGCCAAATATTCAACCGATCCGTTTAGGGTTGAATCGGTGGATGGCTCATCTCCCTACTTGATTTGCTATACCTCAGGAACAACGGGCCGTCCCAAGGGTGCCGTACTTACACAGGAAAATATGTTTTGGAATGCTTTAAACTGCAACCTGGCCATTGATATTACCTCAGAAGATCACATTTTAACCCTTCTGCCCCTTTTTCATATCGGAGGAATTGGCTTGTTTGCCTTCCCTGCCTTACTGGCGGGAGGGACAGTTATTGTACCCCGAAAGTTTAATCCGGAACAGGCCCTTTCCATGATTGAAGAGCAGCGGGTTACCATTGTGATGGGGGTCCCTGCTATCCATGATGCCCTTCGAAAAAGTCCGAAATTTGCTGTAACTGATTTTAGCAGTATTCGCTGGCTGTATAGCGGTGGAGCACCCTGTGCCCATGAATTAATCTCATTCTTTCTTGACAGGGGAATTCCCTTTGGTCAGGGGTTTGGAATGACGGAAACCTCCCCTACCGTGTTTATGCTGTCAAAGGAGGATTATCAACGAAAAATCGGCTCCATTGGAAAACCGGCCCTGTTTTGTGATATCCGAATTGTGGATGAATCTGGTCATGATGCAAAACCGGGTCAAGCAGGAGAATTGTTGGTAAAGGGTCCCAATGTAATGAAAGAATACTGGAATTTACCTGATGAAACGGCCAAAACCATTAAAGACGGATGGCTTCATACCGGTGATTTAGCCAGAAAAGATGATGAAGGATTTGTCTATATTGCCGGAAGGATGAAAGAGATGATAATTTCCGGAGGTGAAAATATTTATCCCCTGGAAGTGGAGCAGGTGCTTAATGAAATTCCGGCTGTGGATGAAGTGGCAGTCATAGGGGTTCCCGATGAGAAGTGGGGTGAGGTGCCAAAAGCGTTTGTTGCGTTAAAACCGGGAGCCCGTCTTGATGAAGAGGATTTAAAAAATCATTGCTTTAGCCGTTTGGCCAGATACAAGGTGCCCAAATCCATTCTGTTTCTTGATCAACTCCCGAAGAATGCAACGGGTAAAATTGATAAGCCCCTATTAAAAAGGGAATATGGAAATGAATGA
- a CDS encoding TetR/AcrR family transcriptional regulator, translated as MSEKTIQADGLQMPLTKKGAKTRQKLLDTAEKVFGRKGYFNASVVDITQQANVAQGTFYNYFSSKLEIFEALVKQLSQDFRNQIRSEVANARNFEEAQRIGFRTFFQWVKNHRDLYSIVQQAVLVDEELYRRYYERIASGYIKGIEEAIGQKEIQSFDPETVAYCLMGISQFIGMRWVYWENQDVPDRVFNDMMNFIFKGLSRGRKNERDCLLD; from the coding sequence ATGTCAGAAAAAACGATTCAAGCAGATGGGTTACAAATGCCATTAACCAAAAAAGGAGCAAAAACCAGACAAAAATTGCTGGATACTGCTGAGAAAGTATTTGGAAGGAAGGGCTATTTTAATGCCTCCGTTGTGGATATTACGCAACAGGCCAATGTTGCCCAAGGGACTTTTTACAATTATTTTTCATCCAAGCTGGAGATCTTTGAAGCATTGGTGAAGCAGTTAAGTCAAGATTTTAGGAATCAGATCAGGTCCGAAGTGGCGAACGCACGCAATTTTGAAGAGGCACAACGGATCGGATTTCGCACCTTCTTCCAATGGGTGAAAAATCACCGGGACCTGTACAGCATTGTGCAACAGGCAGTTTTGGTGGATGAGGAACTTTACCGCCGGTATTATGAAAGGATTGCAAGCGGTTACATCAAAGGGATTGAAGAGGCCATTGGGCAAAAGGAAATACAATCGTTTGATCCGGAAACCGTCGCGTATTGCTTGATGGGAATCAGTCAATTTATCGGGATGAGATGGGTGTATTGGGAAAACCAGGATGTCCCCGATCGCGTGTTTAACGATATGATGAACTTCATTTTTAAAGGCCTTTCAAGGGGGAGAAAGAATGAACGGGATTGTCTATTGGATTGA
- a CDS encoding BTAD domain-containing putative transcriptional regulator, protein MSGRINILNTKLLPPRLKHHILRRPSLTRKMKQLIDYPLTLIHSGPGYGKSTAISSFLRDQTISYCWYSISENDDEIIPFVTYLIHALRTQVPSFGGEWLEKMTKGERFIREEEIRSLCSEFVNELTFLSRELLLVLDDFHLVEHSAGIRQWMVWFIQHLPEHIHLVVSSRTRPDWDLLTQMKVKGNLLELTEKDLAFKEEEIDVLFSDSYEFPLTPNQVKQIYKKTEGWVIAIQMIWQQLMAKGDLKKILESNAESMEDLFSFLAMEVLMKQPYEIQRFLLETSIFDPLTESVCDEVIKQENSRQMLEMLSNKNLFLIHVGDHQYRYHALFKDFLQQELKKNVYRYVELHRLAARYYQSNNQQDQAIFHLQSIGEHEALAELLHTYGRKMLENGQLESLLEIVQKIPVPVKDRYSLIWVYEGEVYRFRCLYENAMGCYTKAEELARDAGDAYGESAALEGQAKIYLDTIQPGKADFFLKKAIQVMNKIEDPLEETRIRLYSFMTENLINSGRATEAGKWFGEIRKIRSDFQDQQLEARLHLRTGKLQSARKILERGKQDEDVRDQKHLSRSHRETDLLLSLIHSFMGEPEKAKILAETGIMQGVKCKAPFVEAVGWMRMGHAVQMLTKYDLEMAIHCYKTSLEIMDQLNVSRGKAEPLMGLSLLHGYDGSLDLTVQYGEQALAETERVNDFWLSTLIRLGMGVSYVNHQQWQQALLILEQCKEAFNQCGDSYGLTVTYLWQSMMFFFTEDWNSFDKYMGRFLKLMQLGEYEFLIQNRTMFGPRDIQRIVPLLLEAQKRKVHGRYVSRLLTELGIDNVNSHPGYTLRVQTLGKFRVWLGEKEVEEKDWQRGKAKELFQLMITKRQKLLPKEKILSLLWPELDEKAGSRDFKVALNALNKALEPNRTARSAPFFIQREGSSYGLNFGTGIQLDTMEFERWIQDGLEEKDHFKARIWLQQGLEFYEGDYLPDRLYDDWCIEERERFKDLFLRGAERLAQLYVEVEDYDQAIPWCEEILKKDPCWEEAYRLLMFCYYQKKNRSQALKWYQRCCDHLEKEMGVSPMITTKQMYTMIKQME, encoded by the coding sequence ATGAGCGGGAGAATAAACATCTTAAATACCAAACTGTTGCCACCTCGATTAAAACATCATATATTGAGGCGTCCTTCCTTGACAAGGAAAATGAAACAGTTGATCGATTACCCTCTCACATTGATCCATTCCGGTCCCGGATATGGGAAGAGCACTGCGATTTCGTCCTTCTTGCGTGATCAAACCATTTCCTATTGCTGGTACAGCATTTCAGAGAATGATGATGAGATTATCCCCTTTGTCACGTATCTGATTCATGCCCTTAGAACTCAGGTCCCCTCCTTTGGAGGAGAATGGCTTGAAAAAATGACAAAAGGAGAACGATTCATTCGGGAAGAAGAGATTCGTTCGCTATGTTCAGAATTCGTCAATGAACTCACCTTTTTATCCAGGGAGTTGCTGCTGGTTCTTGATGATTTTCATCTGGTTGAGCATTCTGCCGGCATCAGGCAGTGGATGGTTTGGTTCATTCAGCATTTGCCCGAACATATTCATCTTGTTGTATCCAGCCGAACGAGGCCCGATTGGGACCTGTTAACCCAGATGAAGGTAAAAGGAAATTTGTTGGAACTTACAGAAAAAGACCTGGCTTTCAAAGAAGAAGAGATAGATGTCCTGTTTTCAGATAGCTATGAATTTCCTCTTACGCCTAACCAGGTGAAACAAATCTATAAGAAAACAGAAGGATGGGTTATTGCAATCCAAATGATTTGGCAGCAGCTGATGGCCAAGGGAGATTTAAAAAAGATACTGGAGAGTAACGCCGAATCCATGGAAGATTTGTTCTCTTTTCTTGCCATGGAAGTCCTGATGAAACAACCCTATGAAATCCAGAGATTTTTGCTGGAAACCAGCATCTTTGACCCATTGACAGAGTCTGTATGTGACGAGGTGATCAAACAGGAAAATTCCAGACAAATGTTGGAGATGCTAAGCAACAAAAATTTGTTTCTGATTCATGTGGGAGATCATCAGTATCGGTATCATGCCCTATTTAAGGATTTCCTGCAGCAGGAGCTGAAGAAGAACGTCTACCGGTATGTGGAACTTCATCGTTTAGCTGCCCGATATTATCAATCAAACAATCAACAGGATCAGGCCATTTTTCATCTTCAGTCCATTGGTGAACATGAAGCGTTGGCAGAATTGCTTCATACATATGGAAGGAAAATGTTGGAGAATGGGCAGCTGGAAAGCTTGTTGGAAATCGTTCAAAAGATTCCTGTTCCGGTGAAAGACAGATACTCCTTGATCTGGGTCTATGAGGGCGAAGTCTATCGTTTTCGCTGTTTATACGAAAATGCCATGGGCTGCTATACTAAAGCGGAAGAGCTGGCAAGAGATGCCGGGGACGCCTATGGCGAAAGTGCTGCCTTGGAAGGACAGGCAAAAATTTATCTTGATACGATTCAACCGGGAAAGGCAGACTTCTTTTTAAAGAAAGCGATTCAAGTCATGAATAAAATAGAGGATCCATTGGAAGAAACTCGGATCCGTTTATACAGTTTCATGACTGAAAACTTGATTAATTCAGGCCGTGCAACCGAAGCGGGAAAATGGTTTGGAGAAATAAGGAAGATCAGATCAGATTTTCAGGATCAACAATTGGAAGCCAGGCTTCATTTGAGGACAGGGAAGCTTCAATCTGCCCGGAAGATTCTCGAAAGAGGGAAACAGGATGAAGATGTAAGGGACCAAAAACATCTGTCCCGCTCCCATAGGGAGACGGATCTTCTGCTCTCCCTGATCCATTCTTTCATGGGAGAGCCCGAGAAAGCCAAGATATTGGCGGAAACTGGAATTATGCAGGGAGTAAAATGCAAGGCTCCATTTGTGGAGGCCGTTGGCTGGATGAGGATGGGCCATGCGGTGCAAATGTTAACCAAATATGATCTGGAAATGGCCATCCACTGCTATAAAACGTCGCTGGAAATTATGGATCAGTTGAATGTCTCCCGGGGCAAGGCTGAACCTTTAATGGGACTGTCTCTGCTTCATGGATATGATGGCTCATTGGATTTAACGGTGCAATACGGGGAACAGGCACTGGCAGAGACGGAACGGGTAAATGATTTCTGGCTGTCTACCCTGATCCGGTTAGGAATGGGAGTCTCTTATGTCAATCATCAACAGTGGCAGCAAGCGTTACTTATTCTGGAACAATGTAAAGAGGCCTTTAACCAGTGTGGAGATAGCTATGGTTTGACAGTGACTTATCTGTGGCAGTCCATGATGTTTTTCTTCACAGAAGACTGGAATTCATTTGATAAATATATGGGACGCTTCTTGAAGCTGATGCAGCTGGGAGAATATGAATTTCTCATTCAAAACCGTACAATGTTTGGACCACGAGATATTCAGAGGATCGTTCCCCTGTTGCTGGAAGCCCAAAAAAGGAAAGTTCACGGACGCTATGTTTCCCGATTGTTAACAGAATTAGGGATTGACAATGTGAACTCCCATCCGGGATACACCTTGCGGGTTCAAACATTGGGAAAATTTCGGGTATGGCTTGGGGAGAAGGAAGTGGAAGAAAAGGATTGGCAAAGAGGAAAAGCAAAGGAACTTTTTCAATTAATGATAACAAAAAGACAAAAACTGCTGCCAAAGGAAAAAATTCTCTCTCTATTATGGCCTGAGTTGGATGAAAAGGCGGGATCCAGGGACTTTAAAGTGGCCCTGAATGCCTTAAACAAAGCATTGGAGCCCAATCGAACGGCAAGATCTGCCCCCTTTTTTATACAACGGGAGGGCTCTTCATACGGATTAAATTTTGGTACAGGGATTCAGTTGGATACCATGGAATTTGAGCGGTGGATTCAGGATGGCCTTGAAGAAAAAGATCATTTTAAGGCTCGCATCTGGCTGCAGCAGGGTCTGGAATTTTATGAAGGGGATTATCTCCCGGATCGACTCTATGATGATTGGTGTATTGAGGAACGGGAGAGGTTCAAGGATTTGTTCTTAAGGGGAGCGGAAAGGCTTGCCCAGCTTTATGTGGAAGTGGAAGATTATGATCAGGCGATCCCCTGGTGTGAAGAGATCTTGAAAAAGGACCCCTGTTGGGAAGAAGCTTATCGGTTATTGATGTTTTGTTATTACCAAAAAAAGAATCGTTCCCAGGCATTAAAGTGGTACCAACGATGCTGTGATCATCTGGAAAAAGAGATGGGGGTTTCCCCAATGATTACCACAAAACAAATGTATACGATGATTAAGCAGATGGAGTGA
- a CDS encoding acyl-CoA synthetase gives MSWETDWLESRSRLTPEHTAVIDGETGEQWSYGQLNQRACHLAAYLRSLGIVKGDRIAYLSPNHISTFDFLFACMKLGAIFVPLNWRLSVHELNYMLHDCTPKLLTYHGSLEALASELTVPFRLPVDKSDDGHLPRLDHHFFSENVEEKDPLAIIYTGGTTGKPKGVLLSHRAISWNSINTILSWDLSAKDVTLTLLPMFHTGGLNALSIPILHMGGTVVLARGFDPVKTIRMINQYQCTIVLMVPTMYHMLIQTKEFEESGFPSMHTFLSGGAPCQHTIYQAFEAKGLAFKEGYGLTEAGPNNFFIDPSESRKKRGSVGKTMMYNRVKLVDSSGAEVKPGEVGEIMIQGPHVFSGYWNNPEATNETIIDGWLYTGDLGKRDEDGYFYIVGRKKDMIITGGENVYPLEVEHLLSQHPAVDEVAVVGLPDEKWGEVVTAVLVLKKGASLTADQLKEYCSGQLGKYKVPKKFIILKELPKTPVGKIDKKEIMRSLR, from the coding sequence GTGAGTTGGGAAACCGATTGGCTGGAAAGCAGGAGCCGGTTAACTCCTGAACATACGGCTGTCATTGATGGGGAAACAGGAGAGCAGTGGAGTTATGGTCAGCTGAATCAGCGGGCCTGTCATTTGGCAGCATATTTGCGTTCATTAGGGATTGTGAAAGGGGATCGGATCGCCTATTTATCCCCAAATCATATCAGTACCTTTGATTTTTTATTTGCCTGTATGAAGCTGGGGGCTATTTTTGTCCCTTTGAATTGGAGATTGTCTGTCCATGAATTAAACTACATGTTGCATGACTGTACCCCCAAATTATTGACTTACCACGGAAGTTTGGAAGCGTTGGCCAGTGAATTGACCGTTCCCTTCCGGTTGCCCGTGGATAAATCGGATGATGGACATCTGCCTCGACTGGATCATCATTTTTTCTCGGAAAACGTGGAAGAAAAAGATCCTTTGGCTATTATCTATACAGGGGGAACAACCGGAAAACCAAAGGGAGTCTTGTTGTCCCATCGGGCCATCTCCTGGAATTCAATTAATACCATCCTTAGCTGGGACCTTTCCGCCAAGGATGTGACGTTGACACTGCTTCCCATGTTTCATACCGGAGGGTTGAATGCCCTTTCCATCCCCATCCTTCATATGGGGGGCACGGTAGTCCTTGCAAGGGGATTTGATCCGGTAAAAACCATTCGAATGATCAATCAATATCAATGTACCATTGTATTAATGGTTCCCACGATGTATCACATGCTGATTCAAACAAAGGAATTTGAGGAATCTGGCTTTCCCAGTATGCATACCTTTCTTTCCGGCGGGGCACCCTGCCAGCATACGATTTATCAAGCCTTTGAAGCGAAGGGACTGGCTTTTAAAGAGGGGTATGGACTAACCGAGGCAGGACCAAACAACTTCTTTATTGATCCTTCTGAATCCCGGAAGAAGAGGGGTTCAGTGGGAAAAACAATGATGTATAACAGGGTCAAGCTGGTGGATTCCAGTGGAGCGGAAGTAAAACCAGGGGAGGTTGGCGAAATCATGATTCAAGGGCCCCATGTGTTTTCCGGCTATTGGAACAACCCTGAAGCCACTAATGAAACCATCATCGATGGATGGTTATACACAGGGGATTTAGGGAAACGGGATGAGGACGGATATTTTTATATCGTTGGAAGAAAAAAAGATATGATTATTACCGGGGGAGAAAATGTATATCCTCTGGAGGTGGAACATCTGCTCAGTCAGCATCCGGCTGTGGATGAAGTGGCGGTCGTCGGTCTGCCCGATGAGAAATGGGGAGAAGTGGTGACTGCAGTCCTTGTGTTGAAAAAAGGAGCATCACTTACTGCCGATCAGTTGAAGGAGTACTGTTCCGGGCAGCTAGGCAAGTATAAAGTTCCGAAAAAATTTATCATCTTGAAGGAACTACCTAAAACCCCTGTTGGCAAAATTGACAAAAAAGAAATCATGAGAAGTTTGAGATAA
- the glyS gene encoding glycine--tRNA ligase subunit beta produces the protein MAKDLLLEIGLEEIPARFVEGAMNQLKEKVTEWLQNQRIPFGEATAYATPRRLSVLVQTVSEKQEDLDEEAKGPSKKIALDQEGNWTKAAEGFARGQGVTVNDLYFKEVNGNEYVFVRKRSAGTETKKLLPQLEQVITGMTFPKNMRWGSFDLRYVRPIRWLVALFGEEIIPFEIAGVQTGNLSRGHRFLGNEVTIPAPEFYQEMLLKEFVIVDVEQRKNLIVEQIRRLSADKGWVIPIDEELLEEVTYIVEYPTVLYGSFDQEFLKIPQEVLVTSMREHQRYFPVEDKEGNLLPHFVTVRNGDDRNLEGVAKGNEKVLRARLADARFFYEEDQKVSISSRLSKLENVVFHEELGTISDKVQRIREISGEICELLKLDEDKVEKVDRIAEICKFDLVTNMVYEFPELQGIMGEKYARIAGEDEEVAKGIFEHYLPRFAGDQLPSTVTGGLVSISDKLDTIVGCFGIGIIPTGSQDPYGLRRQAAGVVSILLDQDLPVTLDQLFTITLNTFHKRQLLKRKVEEVRKDLYDFFTLRLKNTLQERNTRYDVIDAVLQVDISQVKRVVKKADILMEQLKEESFKGTVEAFTRVFNLAGKGEEEEINTDLFLEEAERELYKAFMASAEKVHEADKEEDMDAYYAALQVLKPSIDQFFEQVMVMVDDEQVRNNRLALLKKLDRLIKSFADFNKIVFA, from the coding sequence ATGGCAAAGGATTTGCTGTTGGAAATCGGATTGGAAGAAATCCCGGCCCGATTTGTAGAAGGGGCAATGAACCAATTAAAAGAGAAAGTGACTGAATGGCTGCAAAACCAGCGGATACCTTTTGGTGAGGCGACTGCTTATGCTACTCCCCGCCGCCTGTCGGTCCTTGTTCAGACGGTATCTGAAAAGCAAGAGGATTTGGATGAAGAAGCAAAGGGACCTTCTAAGAAAATTGCTCTGGATCAGGAAGGGAACTGGACGAAAGCGGCCGAAGGCTTTGCCAGGGGACAGGGAGTCACGGTCAATGATTTGTATTTTAAAGAAGTCAATGGAAACGAGTATGTTTTCGTTAGAAAACGCTCGGCGGGTACGGAAACAAAAAAACTCCTGCCACAATTGGAACAGGTGATCACCGGGATGACCTTCCCGAAGAATATGCGATGGGGAAGCTTCGACCTTCGATATGTTCGGCCCATTCGATGGCTGGTAGCCCTTTTTGGCGAAGAGATCATTCCCTTTGAAATCGCTGGTGTTCAAACAGGAAATCTTTCGAGGGGACACCGCTTCCTTGGAAACGAAGTGACCATACCTGCTCCTGAATTCTATCAGGAGATGCTGTTGAAAGAATTTGTCATCGTTGATGTGGAACAGCGAAAGAATTTGATTGTTGAGCAGATTCGCCGCCTTTCCGCAGACAAGGGTTGGGTGATCCCAATCGATGAGGAACTCCTGGAAGAAGTCACTTATATTGTTGAGTATCCGACGGTTTTATACGGTTCATTTGATCAGGAGTTCTTAAAGATTCCACAGGAAGTACTGGTCACTTCCATGCGGGAACATCAGCGTTATTTCCCGGTAGAAGATAAAGAGGGCAATCTTCTTCCCCACTTTGTGACGGTAAGGAACGGGGATGACCGAAATCTGGAAGGCGTGGCCAAAGGAAATGAAAAGGTCCTTCGTGCCCGGTTGGCTGATGCCCGGTTCTTCTATGAAGAGGACCAGAAGGTATCCATTTCCTCCCGATTGTCCAAATTGGAGAACGTGGTATTTCATGAAGAATTGGGGACGATATCAGACAAGGTTCAGCGAATTCGTGAGATTTCCGGTGAAATCTGTGAATTGTTAAAGCTGGATGAAGATAAAGTGGAGAAAGTGGATCGAATTGCCGAAATCTGCAAGTTTGACCTGGTCACCAATATGGTATATGAATTCCCTGAACTTCAGGGAATCATGGGGGAAAAATACGCCAGAATAGCAGGGGAAGATGAGGAAGTAGCCAAGGGTATTTTCGAACATTATCTGCCCCGATTTGCCGGAGATCAGCTCCCTTCCACCGTCACAGGAGGTCTTGTCAGCATCTCTGATAAACTGGACACCATCGTAGGCTGCTTTGGCATTGGCATTATTCCAACAGGTTCCCAGGACCCCTATGGCTTAAGAAGGCAGGCGGCCGGAGTGGTTTCCATTCTTTTGGATCAGGATTTGCCGGTCACCCTTGACCAGCTCTTTACCATTACCCTGAATACCTTTCACAAACGGCAGCTGTTGAAAAGAAAGGTGGAAGAAGTAAGAAAAGATCTGTATGATTTCTTTACCCTGCGTCTGAAAAATACCCTTCAGGAAAGAAATACCCGCTATGATGTGATCGATGCTGTGCTGCAGGTGGATATTTCACAGGTAAAACGAGTGGTCAAAAAGGCTGACATCCTGATGGAACAACTGAAAGAAGAATCCTTTAAAGGAACGGTTGAAGCCTTTACTCGGGTATTTAATCTGGCAGGAAAGGGAGAAGAGGAAGAGATAAACACCGACCTTTTCTTGGAAGAAGCAGAGCGAGAGCTATATAAAGCATTTATGGCAAGTGCGGAGAAAGTACATGAAGCCGATAAGGAAGAGGATATGGATGCTTATTATGCTGCATTGCAGGTGTTGAAGCCCTCCATTGACCAATTCTTTGAACAAGTCATGGTGATGGTGGATGATGAGCAGGTAAGAAACAATCGCCTTGCTCTCCTAAAGAAATTGGATCGTTTAATCAAATCTTTCGCCGATTTTAATAAGATTGTTTTTGCATAA
- the glyQ gene encoding glycine--tRNA ligase subunit alpha, with protein sequence MNFQQIILTLQNFWAERNCLIVQPYDVEKGAGTMNPMTFLRSIGPEPWNVAYVEPSRRPVDGRYGENPNRLYQHHQFQVIMKPSPDNIQEIYLDSLKALGIDPLLHDIRFVEDNWEAPTLGAWGLGWEVWLDGMEITQFTYFQQVGGLDCHPVSVEITYGLERLASYIQEKENVFDLEWVNGFTYGDVFHQPEYEHSKYTFEVSDSSMLFSLFNTYEQEAKRAMEQNLVFPAYDYVLKCSHTFNLLDARGAISVTERTGYIGRVRNLARQVAQTYYQEREKLGFPMLTRLEVK encoded by the coding sequence ATGAATTTTCAGCAAATCATCCTTACTTTGCAAAACTTTTGGGCAGAAAGAAATTGTTTAATCGTTCAGCCCTATGACGTGGAAAAGGGAGCAGGAACGATGAATCCCATGACATTTTTAAGAAGCATCGGGCCGGAGCCTTGGAACGTGGCTTATGTAGAGCCTTCCCGAAGACCGGTTGACGGCCGTTATGGGGAGAATCCAAACCGGTTGTATCAGCACCATCAGTTTCAAGTGATTATGAAGCCGTCCCCCGATAATATTCAGGAAATTTATCTGGATAGTTTGAAAGCCTTAGGGATTGATCCTCTTCTCCATGATATCCGGTTTGTAGAGGATAATTGGGAAGCGCCAACCCTGGGGGCCTGGGGGCTTGGTTGGGAAGTATGGCTGGATGGAATGGAGATTACCCAATTTACTTACTTCCAACAGGTGGGTGGATTGGATTGCCATCCGGTATCCGTTGAAATTACTTATGGACTTGAACGGTTGGCATCTTATATTCAGGAAAAGGAAAACGTATTTGATCTGGAATGGGTGAATGGATTTACCTATGGAGATGTGTTCCATCAGCCGGAATATGAACATTCCAAATACACCTTTGAAGTGTCAGACAGCAGCATGTTGTTTTCCCTGTTTAATACCTATGAACAGGAAGCGAAAAGGGCGATGGAACAGAACTTGGTTTTTCCGGCATATGATTATGTATTAAAATGCTCCCATACCTTTAATCTGCTGGATGCCAGGGGAGCCATCAGTGTGACGGAAAGAACCGGGTATATTGGCAGGGTAAGAAACTTGGCCCGCCAGGTTGCACAAACCTATTATCAGGAACGGGAAAAATTAGGCTTTCCCATGTTGACTCGTTTGGAGGTGAAGTAA
- a CDS encoding DUF4342 domain-containing protein, giving the protein MSYATENPLIDMIQRHTGCNEEKAIKTLLEADNEVMEAIAIIERENKGRENQENTWKEQIRLSGLDLWSTIRELVKEVNTVRISVYEGKRELVSLPVTIGGLLAYWFPRISLIGLTAMLVKKYTLVVERRV; this is encoded by the coding sequence ATGAGTTATGCTACTGAGAATCCGTTGATAGATATGATACAGAGACACACCGGATGCAATGAAGAAAAGGCTATAAAGACATTGTTGGAAGCGGATAATGAGGTAATGGAAGCCATTGCTATCATTGAAAGGGAAAATAAGGGAAGGGAAAATCAGGAAAATACTTGGAAAGAGCAAATCAGATTATCCGGACTGGACCTTTGGAGTACCATCAGAGAACTGGTAAAAGAAGTGAATACGGTACGAATCTCCGTTTATGAAGGAAAGAGAGAATTGGTTTCTTTACCTGTTACCATTGGTGGTCTACTGGCTTACTGGTTTCCTCGGATATCCCTTATAGGATTGACGGCAATGTTGGTAAAAAAATATACGCTGGTGGTGGAAAGACGGGTTTGA